In the Muricauda sp. MAR_2010_75 genome, one interval contains:
- a CDS encoding DUF4331 family protein, with protein sequence MRLKHITYLMALMLTLGLATACSNDDESPDYSGMDDDMMMDDDMMMDDDDMMGTDFTGTYAQVDHLGRPGINTTLSFDMEGEPSVKDAHNTTIPSEMGTAFQAGFQARLEQYHDVYALKLGLDPADVDYENNILGLDAATLTTVLAADVLEVAPDLPTTYFDPGTDFDNDGRILVPDGDEVALTGRHPNDDIIDVSLILFFGGAEGDRFSGQDLDDDGMADLPRLTSDGVGLTANISTMFPYLGNPE encoded by the coding sequence ATGAGACTAAAACATATAACATATTTAATGGCCTTGATGCTAACGTTAGGTTTGGCAACAGCATGTAGTAATGACGATGAATCTCCAGACTATAGCGGGATGGATGATGATATGATGATGGACGATGACATGATGATGGATGATGATGATATGATGGGTACCGATTTTACGGGGACTTATGCCCAGGTTGATCATTTGGGCCGCCCTGGAATCAACACCACCCTTAGCTTTGACATGGAGGGTGAACCCAGCGTAAAAGATGCGCACAATACTACCATCCCATCTGAAATGGGAACTGCTTTCCAAGCAGGTTTTCAGGCAAGATTGGAACAATATCATGACGTGTACGCCCTTAAGTTGGGCCTTGACCCGGCAGACGTGGATTATGAGAATAATATCTTAGGACTGGATGCAGCTACACTCACCACGGTGTTGGCAGCAGATGTCTTGGAAGTAGCCCCGGATTTACCTACTACGTACTTTGACCCGGGAACGGATTTTGACAATGATGGCAGAATCTTGGTGCCGGATGGTGATGAAGTGGCTCTTACGGGCAGACACCCCAATGATGATATTATCGACGTTTCACTCATTTTATTCTTCGGTGGAGCTGAGGGTGATCGTTTCAGTGGTCAGGATTTGGATGATGACGGAATGGCGGACTTGCCAAGACTTACCTCAGATGGGGTAGGACTTACGGCAAACATATCAACAATGTTCCCTTATTTGGGGAATCCTGAGTAA
- a CDS encoding CorA family divalent cation transporter has translation MTTDFENNTWVINYAIDDYYNKRFSLAEDMQLSKKDKSITWVNTYGLNYSEEFRSMVLGNELDDFLLRLFANQNLGNKVIELEEQLFIAVRILKTENHNLESEQMFFVAGKDFIWCIQEKWGDHFDWIRNRIFDNKGIIRKKRADYLLYFILETIISNYKEKYDEIIVMENMLDRATKLEPTPEFMFEVEQNKAMIHQFKKASHGLRDIAVRLERVEVKGFHTKYFSEIREQVNGLTNDIDSDIQELESQINLFFSIQGHRLNEVMKTLTIFSVIFIPLTFMAGIYGMNFENIPELNWHYGYFILLGLMLVVTLISIIIFKRKKWF, from the coding sequence ATGACAACAGATTTTGAAAATAATACATGGGTCATCAACTACGCTATAGATGACTATTACAATAAAAGGTTTTCTTTGGCGGAAGACATGCAACTTTCCAAAAAGGATAAGTCCATTACATGGGTCAATACATATGGCTTAAATTATAGTGAAGAGTTCAGGTCCATGGTGCTTGGCAACGAGTTGGATGACTTTCTTCTTCGACTGTTTGCCAATCAGAATCTGGGTAACAAGGTCATCGAATTGGAAGAACAGCTCTTTATTGCTGTTCGGATTTTGAAAACAGAGAACCATAATTTAGAATCTGAACAAATGTTCTTTGTGGCAGGCAAAGATTTTATATGGTGCATCCAAGAGAAGTGGGGCGACCATTTTGACTGGATCCGCAATCGAATTTTTGATAATAAGGGTATCATCCGAAAAAAGCGAGCTGATTATTTGCTCTACTTTATTTTGGAAACCATAATTTCCAATTACAAGGAAAAATATGATGAAATCATTGTGATGGAAAATATGTTGGATAGGGCCACGAAATTGGAACCTACCCCTGAGTTTATGTTTGAAGTGGAACAGAACAAGGCCATGATCCATCAATTTAAGAAGGCCTCACATGGACTTCGGGACATTGCGGTGCGTTTGGAGCGAGTTGAGGTAAAAGGGTTTCATACCAAATATTTCAGTGAAATTAGGGAACAAGTAAACGGACTGACCAACGACATTGATTCAGATATCCAAGAGCTGGAAAGTCAGATCAACCTCTTTTTCAGTATCCAGGGGCATCGCTTGAACGAAGTGATGAAGACCCTCACCATCTTCTCCGTGATTTTTATCCCCCTTACTTTTATGGCGGGGATTTATGGGATGAATTTTGAAAATATTCCCGAACTAAATTGGCACTATGGCTACTTTATTCTTTTGGGGCTGATGTTGGTTGTCACCTTAATTTCCATCATTATTTTCAAACGGAAAAAATGGTTTTAG
- a CDS encoding OmpW family protein has product MRKTALLAVVALMGIMNTVMAQDTSSGNNGSKWQFRLRGIVVTPDESADIEAIGGDASISTAFVPEFDISYFFDENWSLELILATTKHDVEAVGTDVGDIDLGHVWLLPPTLTGQYHFTGGDFVPYLGAGLNLTLFYGVDEGPVADDVDYDTAVGYALQGGFDFMLNDKWFLNLDVKKLFLNTDATVNATTALGATVVADVDINPWIFGFGVGVKL; this is encoded by the coding sequence ATGAGAAAAACAGCGCTTTTAGCAGTGGTAGCATTAATGGGAATCATGAATACCGTAATGGCCCAAGACACCTCGTCGGGAAATAATGGAAGTAAATGGCAGTTCCGCCTTAGGGGAATTGTGGTAACCCCAGATGAGAGCGCGGATATTGAGGCGATTGGAGGGGATGCATCCATTTCAACGGCATTTGTGCCTGAGTTTGACATCTCCTATTTTTTTGATGAAAATTGGTCATTGGAATTGATATTGGCAACAACAAAACATGATGTTGAAGCTGTTGGAACTGATGTGGGCGATATAGATTTGGGCCATGTGTGGTTACTCCCTCCAACCTTGACAGGTCAATACCATTTTACTGGAGGAGATTTTGTGCCATATTTGGGTGCCGGGCTGAACCTTACCTTGTTTTATGGAGTTGATGAGGGCCCTGTGGCAGATGATGTGGATTATGACACCGCTGTGGGCTATGCCTTGCAGGGTGGCTTTGACTTTATGCTGAATGATAAGTGGTTTTTAAACCTTGATGTTAAAAAATTGTTCTTGAATACGGACGCCACTGTGAATGCAACTACTGCGTTGGGAGCTACTGTGGTTGCTGATGTAGATATAAACCCATGGATTTTTGGGTTTGGAGTAGGCGTAAAACTTTAG
- a CDS encoding mechanosensitive ion channel family protein, whose translation MSMLDPMSFKTEILVTVILLVIIITLNSLSKRAIRRYGRTSSIDMNSRKIIFYLSNLLFYLLGFVGISLIWGVNLKDFSLFLSSVLAIVGIGFVAQWSILSNLTASVILFFSHPLRLGDRIRVLDKDFDWTGKVEDISGFYLFMRTDDGRRITIPTNLVIQKGIEILKKEDEEKEMLEESFED comes from the coding sequence ATGTCAATGTTAGATCCAATGTCCTTTAAAACCGAAATTTTGGTCACCGTAATTCTATTGGTGATCATCATTACGCTGAACTCTTTAAGTAAAAGGGCCATTAGAAGGTATGGAAGGACCAGCTCCATTGACATGAACAGCAGGAAGATTATTTTTTATCTGAGCAACCTTTTATTCTATTTGCTTGGCTTTGTGGGGATTTCACTGATTTGGGGCGTTAATTTAAAAGACTTTTCCCTTTTTCTTTCCTCAGTCTTGGCCATTGTGGGCATTGGTTTTGTGGCTCAATGGTCCATACTTTCCAACTTAACGGCAAGTGTAATTCTCTTTTTCAGTCATCCACTGCGATTAGGAGACCGAATCAGGGTTTTAGACAAGGATTTCGATTGGACCGGTAAAGTAGAGGATATTAGCGGTTTTTATCTTTTTATGCGGACAGATGATGGCCGTAGGATTACCATTCCCACCAATTTGGTCATTCAAAAAGGCATTGAAATTCTTAAGAAAGAAGATGAGGAAAAAGAAATGCTGGAAGAAAGCTTTGAGGACTAA
- a CDS encoding tetratricopeptide repeat protein has protein sequence MDTLRLKYILLSLATIVLLSCKKESDFITQKDDYDRYLAAEPVKTTSKYFELWDNKIKSDSLQLLSLGNVAGEYNRFFQSTGDIKYLKMAEQSLQKAVDIAAVGKAGYYRALARNYISQHRFREALELAEKARSMGSGVNVTQGLLFDVHMELGNFEKANAYLDSIGNMSDFGYLIRLAKWNDHKGDLDTAIRFMEKAVQKAESSKNKSMLLWSYTNLADFYGHAERIEDSYQLYIKALQLDPQNAYAKKGIAWIVYSHERNGREALRILDSILMKHQSPEYYLLKAEITEFMGNEALKLEALDNYYKKVQNNNYGDMYNAHNVDFYLDMEVQEKAMKLAKKEVENRPTPESYGLLAYSYYKKGEKEKALELLERHIAGKTFEPTVLTQAAEIYKANGNLDKVRELKQELKGAAYELGPVKESQILNL, from the coding sequence ATGGACACACTAAGATTAAAATATATTCTACTCTCTTTGGCAACAATCGTTTTGTTGTCATGTAAAAAGGAATCAGATTTTATAACCCAAAAAGATGATTATGACCGTTATCTGGCGGCAGAACCGGTAAAGACCACCTCAAAGTATTTTGAACTTTGGGACAACAAGATAAAATCGGATAGTTTGCAGTTGCTGAGCCTGGGCAATGTAGCAGGCGAGTATAACCGATTTTTTCAAAGTACTGGGGATATCAAATACCTAAAGATGGCAGAGCAATCGCTACAAAAAGCGGTTGATATTGCAGCCGTGGGAAAAGCAGGTTACTATAGGGCATTGGCCCGTAATTACATTTCCCAGCATCGGTTTAGGGAAGCATTGGAATTGGCAGAAAAAGCCAGAAGCATGGGAAGCGGTGTAAATGTTACCCAAGGACTGCTCTTTGATGTGCATATGGAGCTTGGCAACTTTGAAAAAGCCAATGCATATTTGGACAGTATCGGCAACATGTCTGATTTTGGATATTTAATCCGATTGGCTAAATGGAACGACCACAAAGGTGATTTGGATACAGCCATTCGCTTTATGGAAAAAGCTGTACAAAAAGCGGAATCTTCAAAAAACAAGAGCATGCTCCTGTGGTCCTATACCAATTTGGCAGATTTCTATGGTCATGCCGAACGTATTGAAGATTCGTACCAATTGTATATAAAAGCCTTGCAGTTGGATCCCCAAAATGCCTATGCCAAGAAAGGAATAGCATGGATTGTGTACTCCCATGAGCGCAATGGGAGGGAGGCCCTCCGAATTTTGGATTCCATCTTGATGAAGCACCAATCTCCCGAATACTATTTGTTGAAGGCCGAAATAACAGAATTTATGGGTAATGAAGCGCTTAAACTTGAGGCTTTGGACAACTACTATAAAAAAGTTCAGAATAATAACTATGGAGATATGTACAATGCTCACAATGTGGATTTTTACTTAGATATGGAGGTGCAGGAAAAAGCAATGAAACTGGCCAAAAAGGAAGTTGAAAATAGGCCAACACCAGAATCATACGGACTTTTGGCCTACAGCTACTACAAAAAAGGAGAAAAAGAAAAGGCATTGGAGCTCTTGGAAAGGCATATTGCCGGAAAAACTTTTGAACCCACAGTGCTTACCCAAGCCGCCGAAATTTATAAAGCCAATGGTAATCTTGACAAGGTAAGGGAACTAAAACAAGAATTAAAAGGGGCCGCTTATGAACTTGGCCCTGTAAAGGAATCCCAAATCTTAAATTTATAA